Proteins encoded by one window of Channa argus isolate prfri chromosome 1, Channa argus male v1.0, whole genome shotgun sequence:
- the LOC137103305 gene encoding C-type lectin domain family 6 member A-like isoform X4, with protein sequence MSEAEVLYSNVRFTRTRGNGKEATSSSEETTYSEIKILKTQPPAEQPASQQVESNKRSKVTSDRVPLLVLSVLLTAAVIGLCVVCFDHFKTKKKLEQTVKENNETMMKTFQTLKNENKGIKKNLTECLSEINQCTRLQPMCPEPTEVNTNEPCQKCEEGWELHGGKCYYFSNKPSSWKQSREECVRHGGDLVKIDSREEQSFLVKRLTNKMNEHEDRFWIGLTDSEKEGRWLWVDRSELNTSLSFWKSGEPDDWKGKSRENPDGEDCVRMGYKERADDLKCWFDQFCNNPHKSICEKAAQTGRYVCNCSL encoded by the exons ATGTCTGAAGCTGAGGTTTTATATTCCAATGTCAGGTTCACGAGAACGAGGGGAAATGGCAAAG AGGCCACTTCTTCATCGGAGGAAACGACTTACTCTGAAATCAAGATTTTGAAAACTCAGCCACCTGCAGAGCAGCCTG CTTCTCAACAAGTGGAGTcaaacaaaaggtcaaaggtcacatcagaCAGAGTGCCCCTGCTGGTCCTCAGTGTTCtcctcacagctgctgtcattggtCTCTGCGTTGTCT gttttgatcatttcaaaaccaagaaaaaacttgaacaaacagtgaaagaaaacaacgaaacaatgatgaaaacttttcaaacattgaaaaatgaaaacaaaggcaTTAAGAAAAATCTCACAG AatgtctctctgaaataaatcaatgcaCCAGGCTGCAGCCTATGTGCCCAGAACCTACTGAAGTTAATACTA atgAACCATGTCAGAAGTGTGAAGAAGGCTGGGAGCTACATGGaggaaagtgttattatttctcCAACAAACCTTCATCCtggaagcagagcagagaagaatgtGTCCGTCATGGAGGAGATCTGGTTAAGAtcgacagcagagaggagcag TCATTCCTGGTGAAACGtttgacaaataaaatgaatgaacatgAAGACAGGTTCTGGATCGGACTGACAGACTCAGAGAAAGAAGGCAGATGGTTGTGGGTGGACAGATCAGAACTGAACACAAG tttgagtttttgGAAAAGTGGAGAGCCAGACGACTGGAAAGGAAAAAGTAGGGAAAATCCTGATGGAGAGGACTGTGTGAGGATGGGGTATAAAGAAAGAGCTGATGACCTGAAGTGTTGGTTTGATCAGTTCTGCAACAACCCTCACAAAAGTATATGTgagaaagcagcacaaactggacgttatgtttgtaattgtagtttgtAA
- the LOC137103305 gene encoding C-type lectin domain family 6 member A-like isoform X2: MFQFFINPTDGHTAGKCLKLRFYIPMSGSRERGEMAKSFGQICKTFAMHLKAVCFCVGEATSSSEETTYSEIKILKTQPPAEQPASQQVESNKRSKVTSDRVPLLVLSVLLTAAVIGLCVVCFDHFKTKKKLEQTVKENNETMMKTFQTLKNENKGIKKNLTECLSEINQCTRLQPMCPEPTEVNTNEPCQKCEEGWELHGGKCYYFSNKPSSWKQSREECVRHGGDLVKIDSREEQSFLVKRLTNKMNEHEDRFWIGLTDSEKEGRWLWVDRSELNTSLSFWKSGEPDDWKGKSRENPDGEDCVRMGYKERADDLKCWFDQFCNNPHKSICEKAAQTGRYVCNCSL; the protein is encoded by the exons atgtttcagtttttcataaACCCCACTGATGGTCACACAGCAGGAAAATGTCTGAAGCTGAGGTTTTATATTCCAATGTCAGGTTCACGAGAACGAGGGGAAATGGCAAAG AGTTTTGGGCAAATctgcaaaacatttgcaatgcatttaaaagctgtttgcttttgtgttggAGAGGCCACTTCTTCATCGGAGGAAACGACTTACTCTGAAATCAAGATTTTGAAAACTCAGCCACCTGCAGAGCAGCCTG CTTCTCAACAAGTGGAGTcaaacaaaaggtcaaaggtcacatcagaCAGAGTGCCCCTGCTGGTCCTCAGTGTTCtcctcacagctgctgtcattggtCTCTGCGTTGTCT gttttgatcatttcaaaaccaagaaaaaacttgaacaaacagtgaaagaaaacaacgaaacaatgatgaaaacttttcaaacattgaaaaatgaaaacaaaggcaTTAAGAAAAATCTCACAG AatgtctctctgaaataaatcaatgcaCCAGGCTGCAGCCTATGTGCCCAGAACCTACTGAAGTTAATACTA atgAACCATGTCAGAAGTGTGAAGAAGGCTGGGAGCTACATGGaggaaagtgttattatttctcCAACAAACCTTCATCCtggaagcagagcagagaagaatgtGTCCGTCATGGAGGAGATCTGGTTAAGAtcgacagcagagaggagcag TCATTCCTGGTGAAACGtttgacaaataaaatgaatgaacatgAAGACAGGTTCTGGATCGGACTGACAGACTCAGAGAAAGAAGGCAGATGGTTGTGGGTGGACAGATCAGAACTGAACACAAG tttgagtttttgGAAAAGTGGAGAGCCAGACGACTGGAAAGGAAAAAGTAGGGAAAATCCTGATGGAGAGGACTGTGTGAGGATGGGGTATAAAGAAAGAGCTGATGACCTGAAGTGTTGGTTTGATCAGTTCTGCAACAACCCTCACAAAAGTATATGTgagaaagcagcacaaactggacgttatgtttgtaattgtagtttgtAA
- the LOC137103305 gene encoding C-type lectin domain family 6 member A-like isoform X1: protein MFQFFINPTDGHTAGKCLKLRFYIPMSGSRERGEMAKSFGQICKTFAMHLKAVCFCVGEATSSSEETTYSEIKILKTQPPAEQPAASQQVESNKRSKVTSDRVPLLVLSVLLTAAVIGLCVVCFDHFKTKKKLEQTVKENNETMMKTFQTLKNENKGIKKNLTECLSEINQCTRLQPMCPEPTEVNTNEPCQKCEEGWELHGGKCYYFSNKPSSWKQSREECVRHGGDLVKIDSREEQSFLVKRLTNKMNEHEDRFWIGLTDSEKEGRWLWVDRSELNTSLSFWKSGEPDDWKGKSRENPDGEDCVRMGYKERADDLKCWFDQFCNNPHKSICEKAAQTGRYVCNCSL, encoded by the exons atgtttcagtttttcataaACCCCACTGATGGTCACACAGCAGGAAAATGTCTGAAGCTGAGGTTTTATATTCCAATGTCAGGTTCACGAGAACGAGGGGAAATGGCAAAG AGTTTTGGGCAAATctgcaaaacatttgcaatgcatttaaaagctgtttgcttttgtgttggAGAGGCCACTTCTTCATCGGAGGAAACGACTTACTCTGAAATCAAGATTTTGAAAACTCAGCCACCTGCAGAGCAGCCTG CAGCTTCTCAACAAGTGGAGTcaaacaaaaggtcaaaggtcacatcagaCAGAGTGCCCCTGCTGGTCCTCAGTGTTCtcctcacagctgctgtcattggtCTCTGCGTTGTCT gttttgatcatttcaaaaccaagaaaaaacttgaacaaacagtgaaagaaaacaacgaaacaatgatgaaaacttttcaaacattgaaaaatgaaaacaaaggcaTTAAGAAAAATCTCACAG AatgtctctctgaaataaatcaatgcaCCAGGCTGCAGCCTATGTGCCCAGAACCTACTGAAGTTAATACTA atgAACCATGTCAGAAGTGTGAAGAAGGCTGGGAGCTACATGGaggaaagtgttattatttctcCAACAAACCTTCATCCtggaagcagagcagagaagaatgtGTCCGTCATGGAGGAGATCTGGTTAAGAtcgacagcagagaggagcag TCATTCCTGGTGAAACGtttgacaaataaaatgaatgaacatgAAGACAGGTTCTGGATCGGACTGACAGACTCAGAGAAAGAAGGCAGATGGTTGTGGGTGGACAGATCAGAACTGAACACAAG tttgagtttttgGAAAAGTGGAGAGCCAGACGACTGGAAAGGAAAAAGTAGGGAAAATCCTGATGGAGAGGACTGTGTGAGGATGGGGTATAAAGAAAGAGCTGATGACCTGAAGTGTTGGTTTGATCAGTTCTGCAACAACCCTCACAAAAGTATATGTgagaaagcagcacaaactggacgttatgtttgtaattgtagtttgtAA
- the LOC137103305 gene encoding C-type lectin domain family 6 member A-like isoform X3, whose amino-acid sequence MSEAEVLYSNVRFTRTRGNGKEATSSSEETTYSEIKILKTQPPAEQPAASQQVESNKRSKVTSDRVPLLVLSVLLTAAVIGLCVVCFDHFKTKKKLEQTVKENNETMMKTFQTLKNENKGIKKNLTECLSEINQCTRLQPMCPEPTEVNTNEPCQKCEEGWELHGGKCYYFSNKPSSWKQSREECVRHGGDLVKIDSREEQSFLVKRLTNKMNEHEDRFWIGLTDSEKEGRWLWVDRSELNTSLSFWKSGEPDDWKGKSRENPDGEDCVRMGYKERADDLKCWFDQFCNNPHKSICEKAAQTGRYVCNCSL is encoded by the exons ATGTCTGAAGCTGAGGTTTTATATTCCAATGTCAGGTTCACGAGAACGAGGGGAAATGGCAAAG AGGCCACTTCTTCATCGGAGGAAACGACTTACTCTGAAATCAAGATTTTGAAAACTCAGCCACCTGCAGAGCAGCCTG CAGCTTCTCAACAAGTGGAGTcaaacaaaaggtcaaaggtcacatcagaCAGAGTGCCCCTGCTGGTCCTCAGTGTTCtcctcacagctgctgtcattggtCTCTGCGTTGTCT gttttgatcatttcaaaaccaagaaaaaacttgaacaaacagtgaaagaaaacaacgaaacaatgatgaaaacttttcaaacattgaaaaatgaaaacaaaggcaTTAAGAAAAATCTCACAG AatgtctctctgaaataaatcaatgcaCCAGGCTGCAGCCTATGTGCCCAGAACCTACTGAAGTTAATACTA atgAACCATGTCAGAAGTGTGAAGAAGGCTGGGAGCTACATGGaggaaagtgttattatttctcCAACAAACCTTCATCCtggaagcagagcagagaagaatgtGTCCGTCATGGAGGAGATCTGGTTAAGAtcgacagcagagaggagcag TCATTCCTGGTGAAACGtttgacaaataaaatgaatgaacatgAAGACAGGTTCTGGATCGGACTGACAGACTCAGAGAAAGAAGGCAGATGGTTGTGGGTGGACAGATCAGAACTGAACACAAG tttgagtttttgGAAAAGTGGAGAGCCAGACGACTGGAAAGGAAAAAGTAGGGAAAATCCTGATGGAGAGGACTGTGTGAGGATGGGGTATAAAGAAAGAGCTGATGACCTGAAGTGTTGGTTTGATCAGTTCTGCAACAACCCTCACAAAAGTATATGTgagaaagcagcacaaactggacgttatgtttgtaattgtagtttgtAA